Proteins found in one Triticum aestivum cultivar Chinese Spring chromosome 4D, IWGSC CS RefSeq v2.1, whole genome shotgun sequence genomic segment:
- the LOC123100006 gene encoding salt stress-induced hydrophobic peptide ESI3 — protein sequence MGSATVLEVILAIILPPVGVFLRYKLGVEFWICLLLTILGYIPGIIYAVYVLVV from the exons ATGGGCTCGGCAACAGTCCTGGAGGTGATCCTCGCCATCATCCTGCCTCCCGTCGGCGTCTTCCTGCGCTACAAACTCGGC GTGGAGTTCTGGATCTGTCTCTTGCTGACCATACTGGGGTACATACCGGGGATCATCTACGCGGTGTATGTGCTGGTAGTTTAA